A stretch of DNA from Candidatus Methylomirabilota bacterium:
TCGAGGTCATCGTCGCGTTGGCTATCCTCGGCATCGGTTTCGCCCTGGCCATGGAGTTACTGGCGACAGGGGTTCGATCAGCGAAGGCGTCCGAAGACTATACCCAGGCGGTCCTGCTGGCTCGGCAGAAGATGGCCGAAATCGCCGTAACGCAAAACTCGGCGGGTTCGGCAGACTCGGGAGAGTTCGGCGGAGGATTCCGTTGGGCCTCTGAGATCCAGCCGCTCGAACAGCAGGAAGAACTCCCCGGCCGGCTCTACAGTGTCCGGGTGCGCGTCAGTTGGCTTAGTCGCCGTGGAGAGAAATCTGTGGACCTTCAGACCCTGAGGATGGCGGTGGATGAGAAGAAGCTCGGGCAGACGGTGACGGCCCAACCATTCGGCGGACGATTGTAATGCAAAAAGAGCGGTGCTTAGCGCAGACTGCGGGGTCCGAACTGCGACGTGCTCGATATGCGGCGCCGCGCGCTACGCACGGTTTTACATTGCTCGAGCTCCTGATCTCCATGACGATTCTCGCCCTGATCTTTGTGGCTGTTTTGGGCGCGGTCCAGATTGGAATCAAGTCGTGGGAGGCCGGCGAAGCGCGAGCCGAGGAGAATCAGCGCAATCGTACCCTTGTCGATACCCTCGTACGAGATCTGGCGATGATCTATCCCTTGCGTGTGAAGGACCAGGACAAGGACGTCGTCGTGTTTCACGGCAAGTCCGATGCTCTTGAGTTTGCCACCCTTCCGCAGATCTATGGGGCCGAACCATTCAGCCACATGATCAGGATCGTGACCTATGCCGTCGAGCCTGACCGGGGGCTGGTGGCCACCGCAAGCTATCCCCTCGCTGCT
This window harbors:
- a CDS encoding prepilin-type N-terminal cleavage/methylation domain-containing protein yields the protein MQKERCLAQTAGSELRRARYAAPRATHGFTLLELLISMTILALIFVAVLGAVQIGIKSWEAGEARAEENQRNRTLVDTLVRDLAMIYPLRVKDQDKDVVVFHGKSDALEFATLPQIYGAEPFSHMIRIVTYAVEPDRGLVATASYPLAASASIPIEDQAKPLDERVSLARFRYLVPEGKPEEKLPPVWRDSWDPSRDETLQPAFRGSAIFSPGQRGLKGSDRLPVAVEITLTIRQTRSQEGRELILPPLVFPVQVGRTL